GCACCCGAGCGACGCATGGGCGATCGTCGCCGCGACGCGGCCGAACCTGCGGGCAAACCGCAATGTCGGCCAGCTCTGGAAGGTCTCGCTGCAGGACGGCAGCAGGCGCCGCCTGACGGGCGGCACCTCCGACCGGGCGCCGCAGCTCACGCCCGATGGCGAGACCGTGCTGTTCGTGCGGCCCGATGCGGCAGACAAGCCGCAGGTCTGGGCGATGCGCGTCGACGGCGGCGAGCCCGTGCAGGCCACCGCGCAGGCGGGCGGCGTCCTGGAGTTCGCGGTGTCGCCGACCGGCGACCGCATCGCGTTCACCTCGATCGTGGCCGAGCCCGGTCGCTACGGCTCGGTGGAGGGCGTCGCTGCTGCACAGGAGTCGCCCCGCCTCATCACCCGCAACCGCAACCTCGCCAACGGCCTCGGCAGCCTGATCGGCAGGCACTCCCACCTGTTCTCGGCCGAGCTGCCCGATCTCGACGCCGAGCCGCGCTACGCGCGTGCCGCGCATCCGCACGACGACGAGACCACGAAGGACGACGCGCTCCACGCCCCGGAGGCCATCCGCCTCAGTCACGGCGACTTCGACCACGCGGCGCCCGCCTTCTCGAGCGACGGCCAGCGCGTGCTGTGCACGACCGCGCGCCACGACACCCGCGATGACGACCTGCTGACGGCGATCGTCGAGTTCGATGCGACGGTCGCCGAGGGCGAGCCGCACACCATCCTGTCCTCGCGCGCCGCGCTCAGCGTCAGCGAGGTGCAGCCGACGCCCGACGGCGGCTTCGTGCTGCTCGCCGCCCAGCTGGGGGAGTCGGGCCGCGACTTCGTCGCCCGCAACGAGCAGCTGTTCGTGCTCGAGCAGCCAGGTGCGCACCCCGAGGAGGTCACCGATGCGGCGTCGGTCGACCTGGGCGAGGTCGGCAGCCACGCAACGATCGTCGAGGACGGCGTGCTGGTGCAGGAGCGCCGGCGCGGCCGTGTGCGCCTCGTGCACGTCTCCGGGGGCGGCGCGAAGGAGCTCATCGGCGGCGACCTCGAGGTGATCGGTCACGGCGTGGGCGATGGCGTGACGGTCGCGACCGTGCGCACGCCGACCTCGATGGGCGAGGTGGCGGTGCTCGACGATCGTGGCCTCACCGTGCTCACCGACTTCGGTGCGCAGCTCGCCGAGGCGGGCGTCGTCGAGCCCACGGAGCACGAGTTCACGGGCCGCGACGGCGCGACGGTGCACGGCTGGGTCTGGGTGCCGGAGGGCGAGGGGCCGCACCCGGTGCTGCTCAACATCCACGGCGGCCCCTTCGCGCAGTACGGCGTCGGTGTCTTCGACGAGGCGCAGGTCGCGGTCGACGCGGGCTACGCGGTCGTGCAGTGCAACCCGCGCGGCTCGGCGGGCTACGGCCGCGAGCATGGCGTGGCCATCAAGCAGGCGATGGGCACCGTCGACCTGCACGACGTGCTCGACTTCCTCGATGCCAGCCTCGACGCGCATCCGCAGCTCGACCGCGCGCGGCTCGGCATCATGGGCGGCTCCTACGGCGGCTATCTCACGGCCTGGACGATCGCGAACGACCACCGCTTCACCGCGGCCGTGGTCGAGCGCGGCTTCCTCGACCCCGACTCCTTCATCGGCACGAGCGACATCGGCTGGTTCTTCTCCGAGGAGTACACGGGCAACGATGCGGATGCGGTGCGAGCGCAGTCGCCGATGGCGCACGTCGGCAAGGTGCAGACCCCGACGCTCGTCGTGCACTCCGAGCAGGACTGGCGCTGCCCGCCGGAGCAGGCGCAGCGCTACTGGTCGGCGCTCAAGCGCAACGGTGTGGAGACCGCGCTGCTGCTCTTCCCGGGCGAGGACCACGAGCTGACCCGCGCCGGTCAGCCGCGCCACCGGGTCGAGCGCTTCGAGCACATCCTCGCGTGGTGGGCGAAGCACCTGCCGACGCGGCAGAACCACCGCTAGTCGGCGCGGATGGTGACCTGGGCTCCTGCCTAGGTCATCATCCCGCTGATCTCGTCGACGGCTCGCACCACCGCATCCCGCCCCGCACGGTCGATCAGGCCGAGCTCGTGCACGATGCGGGCGGCCTCGTCGTAGGAGGAGTGGAAGCGGATGCCGGCCTGCTCGAGGCTCGCGCGCTTCGCGCCGGTCACCGGCACCACCTCGTGGATGAGCACGGCGACGACGAAGTCGGGCCCCCGCCGCAGCATCTCGGCGCCGACCTGCGCGTCGGCCTGGCCGCTGTCGCCGAGGAAGAGGAAGCGGCACTCCGGGAAGAGCGAGCGCTCGCGATCGAAGTTCTGCAGCTTGCGCGCCTTGATCGACTGCTTCGTGAAGAGGTTGAGCACCGAGCCGCCCAGCACCGCATGCGGAGGCAGGCCGAGGCCGGCGAGGCCGTTGCGCGTGTACTGCTCGATGAGCCCCTTCGGCCCCTCGGGGCGGGCGGTCACGAAGGTGAGATCGCCCGGGCGCGATGGCTCGGCCGCATGCCCCTGGTCGAGCGCGTTCAGCAGCTCGACGACGCCGGGGTACACGGTGCCGTGCGGGTAGCGGCGCTCGTGCAGCATCGCCTTGAGCGTGTCGTCGATGTCGCACAGGATGCGCAGGTCGTCGGAGGCGGCGGATGCGGCCTCGGCCGCGATGTGCGCGAGCACGGCATCGCGGTCGGCCGGGGAGAGCCGCTCGTAGACGACGTGCTCGAGGTCGTGCTGGTCGCCGCTGGCGTTCAGCAGGTACTTCATGTCGCGGAACGGCTCGCCCGTGAGCGAGAGCAGCATCGCTCGCAGCCCGGCGGAGACGCTCGGGCTAGCGGGCAGCCGGCGCAGCGCGTGCATGACCTTCGCACGCATCGCGGGGCTGAGCTCCTCGGCGCGCTCGATGCACAGCAGCCGCACGAGGTCACGGCGCTCGTCGCGGCGGAAGAGGCCGCTCACGGCGTTGCCGGCGATCGCAGCGACCGTCTGCGACAGGTCGAGCCGACCGAGCACGGATTCGAGCTGGCCGGCGGGCGTCGCCCTGAGTCGTTCGAGTGCCGCTGCTGCCTTCACGTGCTCGATCCTGGCACCCGCACCCTGAGCGCTCCCCGGTCGATGCGGGCATCCAGCCGCGCGACCCGACCCACCGCATCGCCGTCGATCTGCACTGGCAGCAGGTCGTCGACCCGACCGAGGGTGACGCGCCTCGCGGTGCGGTGCCGCAGGATGCCCTCCGCGCGTGCGATGCCTGCACCCGCGGCGGCGATGCGGCCCCAGTGCGCCAGGCGGCGGGGGCTGACGGAGGCGATGTGCAGCAGTCCGTCGTCGAGCCGTGTGTCGGGCAGCACCCGGAGGCCGGCGGGGATGCGGGCGGCGTTGTGCACGAGCACGCTCCACGCCTGCGTCGACTCGACCTGCCCGCCGTCGAAGCGGCCGCGCACGGCGAAGCTCGGGCTCGTCAGGCGGCGCGCGCCGATGGCGATGTAGGCGGCCCAGCCGAGTCGGCGCTTGTCGCGCAGCGACGCCGCCTCGACGGCGAGCGCGTCGTTGCCGACTCCTGTGACCACGAGGAACACCCGCTCGGCCTCGTGCTCGCCATCGCCACGCGTCAGCGTGACGCGGCCGAGGTCGACGGATGCGTCCAGGCCGCCGACGGCGGCGCGGGCGGCAGCCGCGTGGTCGCGCAGCGGCAGGTCGAGATTCCTGGCGAACAGGTTGGCCGTGCCGGCGGGCACGATGCCCAGCGGGACAGGGGAGTGGGCGAGCACCGCCGAGATCTCCCGCACGGTGCCGTCGCCGCCGATGGCGACCACCGCATCCGCGCCCGCCGTGAGCGCAGCG
The window above is part of the Agrococcus sp. ARC_14 genome. Proteins encoded here:
- a CDS encoding S9 family peptidase, coding for MRAEHIEQLVTLSRPAVHPSDAWAIVAATRPNLRANRNVGQLWKVSLQDGSRRRLTGGTSDRAPQLTPDGETVLFVRPDAADKPQVWAMRVDGGEPVQATAQAGGVLEFAVSPTGDRIAFTSIVAEPGRYGSVEGVAAAQESPRLITRNRNLANGLGSLIGRHSHLFSAELPDLDAEPRYARAAHPHDDETTKDDALHAPEAIRLSHGDFDHAAPAFSSDGQRVLCTTARHDTRDDDLLTAIVEFDATVAEGEPHTILSSRAALSVSEVQPTPDGGFVLLAAQLGESGRDFVARNEQLFVLEQPGAHPEEVTDAASVDLGEVGSHATIVEDGVLVQERRRGRVRLVHVSGGGAKELIGGDLEVIGHGVGDGVTVATVRTPTSMGEVAVLDDRGLTVLTDFGAQLAEAGVVEPTEHEFTGRDGATVHGWVWVPEGEGPHPVLLNIHGGPFAQYGVGVFDEAQVAVDAGYAVVQCNPRGSAGYGREHGVAIKQAMGTVDLHDVLDFLDASLDAHPQLDRARLGIMGGSYGGYLTAWTIANDHRFTAAVVERGFLDPDSFIGTSDIGWFFSEEYTGNDADAVRAQSPMAHVGKVQTPTLVVHSEQDWRCPPEQAQRYWSALKRNGVETALLLFPGEDHELTRAGQPRHRVERFEHILAWWAKHLPTRQNHR
- a CDS encoding phosphatase domain-containing protein translates to MKAAAALERLRATPAGQLESVLGRLDLSQTVAAIAGNAVSGLFRRDERRDLVRLLCIERAEELSPAMRAKVMHALRRLPASPSVSAGLRAMLLSLTGEPFRDMKYLLNASGDQHDLEHVVYERLSPADRDAVLAHIAAEAASAASDDLRILCDIDDTLKAMLHERRYPHGTVYPGVVELLNALDQGHAAEPSRPGDLTFVTARPEGPKGLIEQYTRNGLAGLGLPPHAVLGGSVLNLFTKQSIKARKLQNFDRERSLFPECRFLFLGDSGQADAQVGAEMLRRGPDFVVAVLIHEVVPVTGAKRASLEQAGIRFHSSYDEAARIVHELGLIDRAGRDAVVRAVDEISGMMT
- a CDS encoding diacylglycerol kinase family protein, giving the protein MPSLAVIGNPTARGFERAVDAVLREAAAAGADARVIPTTIAEPGGPQAHAALTAGADAVVAIGGDGTVREISAVLAHSPVPLGIVPAGTANLFARNLDLPLRDHAAAARAAVGGLDASVDLGRVTLTRGDGEHEAERVFLVVTGVGNDALAVEAASLRDKRRLGWAAYIAIGARRLTSPSFAVRGRFDGGQVESTQAWSVLVHNAARIPAGLRVLPDTRLDDGLLHIASVSPRRLAHWGRIAAAGAGIARAEGILRHRTARRVTLGRVDDLLPVQIDGDAVGRVARLDARIDRGALRVRVPGSST